A single genomic interval of Stieleria maiorica harbors:
- a CDS encoding tetratricopeptide repeat protein, whose translation MDNNFEIASAEFASGNYPLAVQFLQYVLARDDEHFGALRLMGLACLALNETPDGIAALEEASLLRPLDAAARIELAIGYGASGHPDLSCDLLMSEATGGRANASEMLRIAVGLEAVDEPRLAMEACRRAGAANPDSAEVHYQMGWYARRCGHSDSVVEALLRHAINLEPLNIHYRIGLASLLITLGRKSEAVLLLDLLIPESLDAVACQCCLKRIANLYFDFNDFDRASRCAQRLREIARPQSGAKVSAHSSPFGVA comes from the coding sequence ATGGACAACAATTTTGAGATCGCGAGCGCCGAATTTGCCTCGGGCAATTATCCTCTCGCCGTTCAGTTTTTGCAGTACGTGCTGGCCCGCGACGACGAGCACTTCGGGGCCCTTCGATTGATGGGGCTAGCGTGTCTAGCGTTAAACGAAACGCCCGATGGGATTGCCGCCTTGGAGGAAGCTTCCCTGCTGCGGCCGCTCGACGCCGCCGCTCGGATCGAACTGGCGATCGGTTACGGTGCCAGCGGACACCCAGACCTCTCGTGTGATTTACTGATGAGTGAGGCGACCGGCGGAAGGGCGAATGCGAGCGAGATGCTTCGAATCGCTGTCGGCCTGGAAGCGGTCGACGAACCTCGCCTGGCGATGGAAGCCTGTCGTCGCGCCGGGGCAGCCAATCCCGACTCGGCGGAAGTCCACTACCAGATGGGATGGTACGCGCGACGCTGTGGACATTCTGATAGCGTCGTCGAAGCCTTGCTCCGCCACGCGATCAACTTGGAACCTCTCAACATCCATTACCGCATCGGGTTGGCATCGTTGCTGATCACACTGGGCCGGAAATCCGAAGCGGTTCTGTTATTGGACTTGCTGATCCCCGAATCGCTCGATGCGGTCGCCTGTCAATGCTGTCTGAAGCGGATCGCCAATCTGTATTTTGATTTCAACGATTTCGACAGGGCCAGCCGGTGTGCCCAACGACTGCGCGAGATCGCAAGGCCCCAGAGCGGCGCGAAGGTGTCCGCCCATTCAAGCCCCTTCGGCGTTGCATGA
- a CDS encoding DinB family protein yields the protein MSAAELIRRLHQHRMWANGRLIEAADAVSEHALRQPFAIGQGSIWKTLTHLYAAEYVWLAALQGDAQPVAPGDLAGKLPGNQEGDDAATTLQELQSRWSELDGLWRSYLAQLTDEELDQRVEKVASLSGKRSAIRRADILLHVCTHAQYTTAQLINMLRQAGHTDLPDVMLISMARAESL from the coding sequence ATGAGTGCCGCTGAATTGATTCGACGATTGCACCAACACCGAATGTGGGCCAACGGTCGTCTGATCGAAGCGGCCGATGCGGTCAGCGAGCACGCGCTCCGGCAGCCGTTCGCGATCGGTCAAGGATCGATTTGGAAGACACTGACACACCTCTATGCCGCCGAATATGTCTGGCTCGCTGCGCTTCAGGGTGATGCTCAACCGGTGGCACCTGGAGACCTTGCCGGCAAGCTGCCCGGGAATCAGGAAGGGGACGACGCCGCCACAACACTCCAGGAACTCCAAAGCCGCTGGAGTGAACTCGACGGTTTGTGGCGGAGCTACCTCGCCCAATTGACCGACGAGGAGCTGGACCAGCGGGTTGAGAAAGTCGCCTCGTTGTCCGGAAAACGCTCGGCGATTCGCCGCGCCGATATTCTGTTGCACGTCTGCACTCACGCGCAATACACCACCGCGCAACTGATCAACATGCTTCGTCAAGCCGGTCACACCGACCTGCCCGACGTCATGCTGATCTCGATGGCCCGCGCGGAATCACTTTAG
- a CDS encoding vitamin K epoxide reductase family protein — translation MSTANLFPSVHSHPLSRNLTKSRVAPSADQAVGTLVWWTMFLSSFVAMLTSGYLAWSSLTSSPVAGCSGDSLFDCNHVLHSRWSSVLSVPVSIPAVLTHVAILGLLLSRPQKGATQTLRWNAIGLASLTAGGAAVWFVGLQIFALGQLCPYCLVAHAAGLVLAGVYLWSLPISKRALRWVASGAVASVAVLAALQLGTEAPPTYEVIEHSQGPAGAAPATNMEYDAETEFFAPPASAAPQASLFPPAASKWAADVTHLLTAVANPTILLSGQVSDAGTSQPQRNTASVLGGVKLATTEWPLIGNPDAEMVFVELFDYTCPHCQQTHRSLSEAKKQFGDRLAVITLPVPLDGKCNPTIRSTHASHGEACEIAKLAIAVWAVDQGKFAQFHDYLFESKPNFATAKAKAMTIVNGEELEKTLSGPVPSDYIKRHVALYQKAGAGKIPKLLFPKTSTVGAVGSPQAMVRLIQQNL, via the coding sequence ATGTCGACCGCCAACCTTTTTCCTTCCGTCCATTCGCATCCTCTTTCTCGCAACCTGACGAAGAGTCGTGTCGCTCCGTCGGCGGACCAAGCTGTCGGCACGCTGGTTTGGTGGACGATGTTTCTGTCCAGCTTCGTCGCGATGCTGACAAGCGGGTATTTGGCCTGGTCGTCACTGACGTCATCCCCGGTCGCCGGCTGCAGCGGTGATAGCCTGTTCGATTGCAACCATGTGCTGCACAGTCGGTGGTCGAGCGTGCTGTCGGTGCCGGTCAGCATTCCGGCCGTGTTGACGCACGTCGCGATTCTCGGCTTGTTGTTGTCGCGTCCCCAGAAGGGGGCGACGCAAACGCTCCGCTGGAACGCCATCGGGTTGGCGAGTCTGACCGCCGGTGGGGCGGCCGTCTGGTTTGTCGGGCTGCAGATCTTCGCGCTCGGCCAACTTTGCCCGTATTGCTTGGTCGCTCATGCGGCGGGATTGGTGTTGGCCGGAGTCTACTTGTGGAGTCTGCCGATCAGCAAGCGAGCCCTACGATGGGTCGCAAGCGGCGCGGTGGCATCGGTCGCCGTACTGGCCGCTTTGCAGCTTGGCACGGAAGCACCGCCGACGTACGAAGTGATCGAACACTCGCAGGGGCCTGCCGGAGCAGCTCCCGCGACGAACATGGAGTACGATGCCGAGACAGAATTCTTCGCTCCGCCGGCGTCCGCAGCACCGCAAGCATCGCTTTTTCCACCGGCCGCGTCGAAGTGGGCAGCGGACGTGACCCATCTGCTGACCGCGGTAGCCAACCCCACGATCTTGCTGTCCGGTCAAGTGAGCGATGCGGGAACAAGCCAACCGCAACGCAACACCGCCAGCGTTCTGGGCGGTGTCAAGTTGGCGACGACCGAATGGCCGCTGATCGGAAATCCCGATGCGGAGATGGTGTTTGTCGAGCTGTTCGATTACACCTGTCCCCACTGTCAACAAACGCACCGATCGCTAAGCGAGGCCAAAAAGCAATTCGGTGATCGACTTGCCGTCATCACGTTGCCGGTTCCGCTGGATGGAAAATGCAATCCGACGATCCGATCAACGCATGCGAGCCACGGCGAAGCGTGCGAGATCGCGAAACTTGCGATCGCCGTTTGGGCGGTCGACCAGGGGAAATTTGCCCAATTCCACGACTACCTGTTCGAATCCAAGCCGAATTTCGCGACCGCCAAGGCCAAGGCGATGACGATCGTCAACGGCGAAGAGCTCGAGAAAACGCTGAGCGGGCCGGTGCCGAGTGACTACATCAAGCGGCACGTCGCGCTGTATCAGAAAGCTGGAGCGGGAAAGATCCCCAAGCTATTGTTCCCCAAAACCAGCACCGTCGGAGCCGTCGGGTCGCCACAAGCGATGGTCCGGCTGATCCAGCAAAACCTGTAA
- a CDS encoding DUF4785 family immunoglobulin-like domain-containing protein yields the protein MQLLEPRQMLAGDYVPTTPADWLDANNRESLLESYRPAPMVGHGEGESTTPIRSATLTVRVQDVDFNCNSSTCERDELYFNGTRLTSPGQYLTGADDQWSTVTFDVDPSLIVSGANEILIIIDVLGGGWCLEADWGQLRVTREDGSVDDYRTTNDPDLDLYQPCNGGDNRIEFEIDVYDIEVKDIMATDDVDMRGINDLVYDRATSSRQPIADNMIDSGFFGFGGGPGAFTVTPQFESVGSSFPNETFKVEYAYSIVGSAQTGNGQFSITPSDLTEDISIKVPSSIGQYKLRLEFEIKDSDGVVVSQPQVPELDLYVTYAEPETWWDPKKEWIEAGTKWASGATTDTQVAHGVLAGIYSQSGWRYRDVGFRSGGNTSTGDWTRLTGMGGSSPTPMGNCVTFSNAWQGLTRSLGLDTDVERTYGNTSSWNPFSKASFITKPSTSVGGEISGNAHPPGATPDRWLFGMHQVGYYAGTFFDPTFGKTWTGALHDFIEWFDSGVGGTDAIGPYAVVGNQRVYDTGISPAHGWGDYLYRPNASPEFIEAQPVAADGEWIASTETDYAGHDIDGDGIYDQLVFRWDMEVDTPGTYAVTGSLSARGTRITNRATYNNSLENTVLLEAATPGTYRLDFAFSGEDIYYRAMDGNYQATFTVVSPEQSTSTFEIQAAGIDHTQFGESDIDLVSVVATGVSLDADGQFDVLRISAEVFSRTATAGAIQAKVFSLDGDFLADVGSSVELAAGNQTVVLDLESSPLLRSGIDGPYTVQVHVYDSSFVQVDRSAALTESFESADFDSEATISTDIQTEAVDTNNNSFADKLDVTLSIDVQTVGTYTVKASLYADDGTLIQTISKEETFAAGRNEITLSFDGRAIADHGSGGPYQVRYVSIGKETTFDIVEDAATTDTLMPEDFEPASTLPIDFTGVFSHALVDDNADDIVDRLVIYTQVMVGQSGSYELNGRLLDGEGGEIDFQGTTVTLDEGETVDVALSFSSQSIIDNGVDGPFVLTDLSIYPVSGSGQTAFRLDAYSTDAYIVADFQAKPHRIYPPMRITGPHSIPGDGLVTALMFKAIEDTTLAIVPIGVSSLREFAQVIDQDLQPTHEFQRGIITARVSEGEYYAIVFEPSQIDSLYYVYSSNGEDAMSANVSTNFLLHTDTNFDGITSPSDALRVINYLSLNADGGEGESPILSTRFLDVNMDGKVSPLDALTVINRIALEQGEGELTLETESSFLDEDSERCRLKDARSIVGLNEFYNSPPIDREVGRAVHQVQLPADEIDSAAPWIGQPRDDDADIQMDIALLELLVDSTSGIE from the coding sequence GTGCAGCTGCTCGAACCACGACAGATGCTCGCCGGAGACTACGTGCCGACCACCCCGGCCGATTGGTTGGACGCGAACAATCGTGAATCGCTACTGGAAAGCTATCGGCCAGCGCCGATGGTGGGTCACGGGGAGGGCGAGTCGACAACTCCGATTCGCAGCGCGACGTTGACCGTACGAGTCCAGGACGTCGATTTCAATTGCAATAGCAGCACCTGCGAGCGGGACGAGCTGTACTTTAACGGGACCCGTTTGACTTCACCGGGGCAGTACCTGACGGGGGCCGACGATCAGTGGAGCACCGTGACGTTTGATGTTGATCCGAGCCTGATCGTCTCCGGTGCGAACGAAATCTTGATCATCATTGATGTGCTGGGCGGTGGTTGGTGTTTAGAGGCGGACTGGGGCCAACTTCGTGTGACGCGCGAGGACGGTTCGGTCGACGACTATCGAACGACCAATGATCCAGACCTGGATCTCTATCAACCCTGTAATGGTGGGGATAATCGGATCGAGTTTGAAATTGATGTCTATGACATAGAAGTCAAAGATATCATGGCCACCGATGATGTCGACATGCGAGGCATCAATGATTTGGTCTATGATCGAGCGACTTCCAGTCGGCAACCCATCGCCGACAACATGATCGATTCGGGTTTCTTCGGCTTCGGCGGTGGTCCCGGGGCCTTCACTGTCACTCCCCAGTTTGAATCGGTTGGATCGTCTTTCCCGAACGAAACGTTCAAAGTCGAATACGCGTATTCCATTGTCGGTAGTGCTCAAACTGGAAACGGACAATTCTCGATCACTCCATCGGATCTCACGGAAGACATCTCGATCAAGGTCCCCTCGTCCATCGGCCAATACAAGCTGAGGCTGGAATTCGAGATCAAAGACAGTGATGGCGTTGTCGTTAGCCAACCACAAGTTCCAGAATTGGACTTGTATGTCACCTACGCAGAGCCAGAAACCTGGTGGGATCCGAAAAAGGAGTGGATCGAAGCGGGGACCAAATGGGCCAGCGGTGCGACGACCGACACTCAGGTTGCACATGGAGTTTTGGCAGGCATCTATAGTCAGTCGGGGTGGCGCTATCGCGATGTCGGTTTTCGCTCTGGAGGTAACACTTCCACTGGAGATTGGACGCGTTTAACGGGAATGGGAGGCAGTTCACCGACGCCCATGGGGAACTGTGTAACGTTTTCAAATGCCTGGCAGGGTTTGACGCGTTCGCTCGGACTCGATACGGATGTTGAACGAACCTACGGAAACACCTCCTCGTGGAATCCTTTCTCTAAAGCTTCCTTCATTACCAAACCGTCGACGTCAGTCGGTGGGGAAATCAGCGGGAATGCACATCCGCCCGGCGCAACACCGGACCGATGGTTGTTCGGGATGCATCAGGTCGGCTATTACGCAGGAACGTTTTTCGACCCGACGTTCGGAAAGACTTGGACGGGTGCGTTGCACGATTTCATCGAGTGGTTTGATTCCGGTGTCGGGGGGACAGACGCGATCGGCCCCTACGCGGTCGTGGGCAATCAGCGCGTGTACGACACCGGCATCAGTCCTGCGCATGGCTGGGGTGACTACCTCTATCGCCCCAATGCTTCACCAGAATTCATTGAGGCACAACCGGTCGCGGCCGATGGCGAATGGATCGCATCGACCGAGACCGACTACGCGGGACACGACATCGACGGAGACGGAATCTACGATCAACTGGTCTTCCGTTGGGACATGGAAGTGGACACGCCGGGGACGTATGCCGTGACGGGATCGCTTTCCGCACGGGGAACGCGGATCACCAATCGTGCGACCTACAACAACAGTCTTGAGAACACGGTTCTCCTGGAGGCCGCTACCCCCGGAACCTATCGCTTGGATTTCGCGTTCAGTGGCGAAGACATTTATTATCGAGCGATGGACGGCAATTATCAGGCAACCTTCACCGTCGTCTCGCCGGAGCAATCGACGTCAACCTTCGAGATACAGGCGGCCGGCATCGACCACACACAATTCGGCGAGTCCGATATTGATCTCGTTTCCGTTGTTGCGACGGGTGTCAGCTTGGACGCGGATGGCCAGTTCGATGTTTTGCGAATCTCGGCAGAAGTGTTCTCGCGAACTGCTACAGCGGGAGCGATCCAAGCGAAAGTGTTCTCCTTGGACGGCGATTTTCTGGCAGATGTGGGTTCAAGCGTCGAGCTTGCTGCCGGAAATCAGACTGTGGTCTTGGACCTGGAATCATCACCGTTGTTGCGGAGCGGAATTGACGGTCCATACACCGTCCAGGTGCACGTTTACGATTCCAGTTTTGTGCAGGTGGATCGCTCGGCAGCGTTGACTGAATCGTTCGAATCGGCCGATTTTGACTCCGAGGCCACAATCTCAACCGACATTCAAACGGAGGCGGTCGATACCAACAACAATTCCTTTGCCGACAAGCTGGATGTCACGTTGTCAATCGATGTGCAGACCGTCGGCACGTACACGGTAAAGGCGTCGCTGTATGCTGACGACGGAACGCTGATTCAGACGATCAGCAAGGAAGAGACGTTCGCAGCCGGCCGAAACGAAATCACACTTTCATTTGATGGACGCGCAATCGCCGACCACGGCTCGGGTGGGCCCTATCAGGTGCGTTATGTTTCGATCGGCAAGGAAACGACGTTTGACATCGTTGAGGACGCAGCGACGACCGACACGCTCATGCCCGAAGACTTCGAGCCGGCTTCCACGCTGCCGATCGATTTTACAGGCGTCTTCTCGCACGCGCTCGTCGACGACAATGCTGATGACATCGTCGATCGTCTAGTCATCTACACACAGGTGATGGTCGGCCAATCAGGTTCGTATGAGTTGAACGGTCGCCTGCTAGACGGCGAAGGTGGGGAGATCGATTTCCAAGGGACGACCGTCACTCTGGATGAAGGAGAAACGGTCGACGTCGCACTGTCGTTCTCAAGTCAAAGCATTATCGACAATGGGGTCGATGGCCCATTCGTGTTGACAGACCTAAGCATCTATCCGGTCTCGGGCTCCGGACAAACTGCATTCCGACTCGATGCCTATTCGACGGATGCGTACATCGTCGCGGATTTCCAAGCCAAGCCGCACCGTATTTATCCTCCGATGAGAATCACCGGACCACATTCCATTCCGGGAGATGGACTTGTGACCGCGCTGATGTTCAAGGCAATCGAAGACACGACTCTCGCGATCGTTCCCATCGGGGTAAGCTCGCTCAGGGAATTCGCCCAGGTGATCGATCAGGATCTGCAACCGACGCACGAGTTCCAACGCGGTATCATCACGGCCCGCGTTAGCGAAGGGGAATACTACGCGATCGTTTTTGAACCCAGCCAGATCGATAGCCTCTACTACGTTTATTCCTCAAATGGCGAGGACGCCATGTCGGCAAACGTAAGTACCAATTTTCTATTGCACACCGATACCAATTTCGATGGCATCACCAGTCCTTCCGATGCGCTTCGGGTGATAAATTATCTTTCCCTCAATGCGGACGGTGGGGAAGGCGAGTCACCGATCCTGTCCACGCGGTTTCTGGACGTCAACATGGACGGCAAAGTGTCCCCACTTGACGCACTGACAGTCATCAACCGTATCGCGTTGGAGCAAGGGGAAGGGGAACTCACCCTGGAAACCGAATCGAGTTTTCTCGATGAAGACTCAGAACGTTGTCGCTTGAAGGATGCTCGCTCGATCGTCGGTCTCAACGAGTTCTACAATTCACCACCGATTGACCGCGAAGTTGGTCGGGCGGTCCATCAAGTGCAACTTCCTGCGGATGAGATTGATAGTGCGGCACCATGGATCGGTCAACCAAGGGATGACGACGCCGATATTCAAATGGACATTGCGTTGTTGGAGTTGCTCGTCGATTCGACGTCTGGCATCGAGTAA
- a CDS encoding tetratricopeptide repeat protein, producing the protein MKRTRSPEALYAELSQVLTEGTADEALNQLDEICRSSPDDGGAFELRGLLAAQTGRPNLAVHYLEHADRLLPLEPLSYRILAHAYSGIGRDKQAVELLHRLAINHADLPWYNRLLARDLLCQGYPELATDALYQGVAFQPREDASWHDLSAAQSVQGDPPSTCLRSVARAIALAPETVEYRVTASNLLIRMDEPLAAYQTVCQVITADQCDLDCECCLWRLIYLFDCFDDHPRMSCCYRRLKSMMMMMMP; encoded by the coding sequence ATGAAACGAACCAGGTCCCCCGAAGCATTGTATGCCGAGCTGTCCCAAGTTCTCACCGAGGGGACGGCTGACGAGGCTCTGAATCAACTCGATGAGATTTGTCGGTCCAGTCCAGACGATGGAGGTGCGTTCGAGCTACGGGGACTGTTGGCCGCCCAAACCGGGCGGCCAAATCTGGCGGTGCACTATTTGGAACACGCTGATCGTCTACTGCCGCTGGAGCCCTTGTCGTACCGCATTCTCGCGCATGCGTATTCGGGCATCGGCCGTGACAAACAAGCGGTGGAATTATTGCATCGCTTGGCGATCAATCACGCGGATCTGCCATGGTACAACCGGCTGCTCGCTCGAGACCTTTTGTGTCAGGGATACCCCGAGTTGGCCACCGATGCGTTGTATCAGGGCGTTGCGTTTCAGCCCCGAGAAGACGCCAGTTGGCATGACCTCTCCGCGGCGCAATCGGTGCAGGGCGACCCGCCTTCGACGTGCCTGAGATCGGTCGCCAGGGCGATCGCACTTGCCCCCGAGACCGTCGAATACCGTGTCACGGCGAGCAACTTGCTGATTCGGATGGACGAACCCTTGGCCGCCTACCAGACCGTCTGTCAGGTCATCACGGCCGATCAATGCGACTTGGACTGCGAATGCTGTCTCTGGCGACTGATCTACTTATTCGACTGTTTCGACGACCACCCCCGCATGTCCTGTTGCTACCGTCGTTTGAAGTCGATGATGATGATGATGATGCCGTAA
- a CDS encoding endonuclease/exonuclease/phosphatase family protein produces MRSICRIGFNEALQAIGSAIALASDQRQRGTSRIGEYKGDMNMPISRRQFGATVAAGITTAGTIFADDSRPQTLRVIAYNIFNLTGWPHQRRLAQQAVAKGQMAKRLAMELSLHEPDIISFSESPGEELTKEVAALLGMNHVRFPSGGSWPGTLLSKFEIIESQNAPVQSERPKELFTRHWGSATVKLPSGDPLVVHSAHLYVMAAGPIAERVTESRPLFEGAFRLNINDKESFALSDHLPQLAVFEWK; encoded by the coding sequence GTGCGGTCAATATGTAGGATAGGCTTCAACGAAGCGCTGCAGGCGATAGGTTCCGCAATTGCATTAGCAAGCGACCAGAGACAACGGGGGACGAGTAGAATCGGCGAATACAAGGGAGACATGAACATGCCCATTTCACGCAGACAATTCGGTGCTACGGTCGCTGCTGGAATCACTACGGCGGGAACGATCTTCGCCGATGACTCAAGACCTCAGACGCTTCGAGTCATCGCCTACAATATCTTCAACCTCACTGGCTGGCCGCACCAACGTCGATTGGCTCAGCAAGCCGTCGCCAAGGGTCAGATGGCGAAGAGATTGGCGATGGAACTGTCACTCCACGAACCAGACATCATCAGTTTCTCCGAATCCCCCGGCGAAGAACTGACCAAGGAAGTCGCCGCGTTGCTGGGAATGAACCACGTCAGATTTCCCAGTGGAGGCAGTTGGCCGGGCACATTGCTGAGCAAGTTCGAGATCATTGAGTCACAGAACGCTCCAGTGCAAAGCGAGCGTCCAAAGGAGCTTTTCACAAGACACTGGGGAAGTGCGACCGTGAAGTTGCCCAGTGGCGATCCACTCGTCGTTCATTCGGCACATCTTTATGTGATGGCCGCTGGTCCGATTGCGGAGCGTGTGACTGAATCGAGGCCGCTTTTCGAGGGAGCGTTCCGACTCAACATCAACGACAAGGAATCATTTGCCTTGAGCGATCACTTGCCGCAGTTGGCCGTGTTTGAGTGGAAATAG
- a CDS encoding DUF6786 family protein has translation MKLVLTVGMGIAGMVLGLVSGQAGANDTFADDVAFMKKHTPIVLLHRGDAAVAVAPDYQGRVMTSTFDRDAGPSFGWINRPVIEKGFLSADQRKGKLEEHIYVFGGEERFWLGPEGGQFALFFKPGSRFEFSDWTTPPVIDTEAFKLVKQTESSATFTHSTELINFSGTEFNLGIQRTVRLLAKQDASEQLGVPLGQGLRLVGYETDNQITNTGADAWKPETGLLSIWILGMYNPSPATTVVIPFKAGDAQTRGPEVNDAYFGKVPPEYLRVQKQTVFFRGDGTRRGKIGISPQRSKGIAGSYDASGQVLNIVTYNVQESPHGFVNSMWEMQDQPYSGDVINAYNDGSPEPGAAPLGPFYELETSSPAAALQPGETMRHIQRTYHIHGSEEHLNPLAKQLLGVDLNSVKAAFR, from the coding sequence ATGAAGTTGGTGCTGACCGTCGGGATGGGGATCGCTGGAATGGTCCTGGGTCTGGTTTCGGGTCAGGCAGGTGCAAATGACACGTTTGCCGACGATGTCGCCTTTATGAAAAAGCACACACCGATCGTGCTGCTTCACCGCGGTGACGCAGCGGTCGCGGTCGCGCCAGATTACCAAGGCCGCGTGATGACTAGTACGTTCGACCGCGACGCCGGCCCGAGCTTCGGATGGATCAACCGTCCGGTCATTGAAAAGGGGTTTCTTTCCGCAGATCAGCGGAAAGGCAAGCTCGAAGAACACATCTACGTCTTCGGCGGCGAAGAGCGTTTCTGGCTCGGACCGGAGGGCGGCCAGTTCGCCTTGTTTTTCAAACCGGGATCAAGATTCGAGTTCTCTGACTGGACCACGCCACCGGTGATAGACACCGAAGCGTTTAAGCTGGTCAAGCAGACGGAGTCATCGGCAACCTTCACGCACTCAACGGAACTGATCAATTTCAGCGGCACCGAGTTCAACCTCGGGATCCAGCGCACGGTCCGACTGTTGGCCAAACAGGATGCCTCCGAACAACTCGGCGTCCCACTCGGCCAGGGACTGCGATTGGTGGGGTACGAAACGGACAACCAAATCACGAACACGGGGGCAGACGCGTGGAAGCCCGAAACCGGTCTGCTTTCGATCTGGATTTTGGGGATGTACAACCCGTCACCGGCAACAACCGTCGTGATTCCCTTCAAAGCAGGCGACGCGCAGACGAGGGGGCCGGAAGTGAACGATGCCTATTTCGGCAAGGTGCCGCCGGAATACTTGCGTGTCCAAAAGCAAACCGTGTTCTTCCGCGGTGACGGGACACGTCGAGGAAAGATCGGGATCAGCCCACAACGCTCCAAGGGCATCGCCGGAAGCTATGACGCCTCAGGTCAGGTGCTGAACATCGTCACGTACAACGTTCAAGAATCACCGCACGGGTTTGTCAATTCCATGTGGGAAATGCAGGACCAGCCGTATTCCGGAGACGTGATCAATGCCTACAACGATGGTTCGCCCGAACCGGGAGCGGCTCCGTTGGGACCGTTCTATGAATTAGAAACGTCCTCACCTGCCGCCGCGCTCCAGCCCGGTGAAACGATGCGGCACATCCAGCGCACGTATCACATCCATGGGTCAGAGGAGCATCTCAATCCGCTGGCAAAACAGCTTCTGGGTGTCGACCTGAACAGCGTCAAGGCGGCGTTTAGGTGA